A region from the Falco rusticolus isolate bFalRus1 chromosome 4, bFalRus1.pri, whole genome shotgun sequence genome encodes:
- the MBD4 gene encoding methyl-CpG-binding domain protein 4 isoform X3 — protein MEADGMAAAARGPEGNNLRSKIALVEYFRKTGETTLKAKDFDFTAPYQSTRSRVKKYATEAVRTVLESEDCHSQVQDLSVRNSAEDGIQNIQTGNENLGEVTFTLETEDLIMRGINPEDCLKTKKGAGGKSVQNKKTRKSSEKRNQDNTQTKRRRRVCNKQETECLQNKKFCRRKDRCVTDSQGVDDQNADPVDAGRALLRMSRSRSDAQLRSVTALSQRELESLAEEECVETGSNDASSARSEERTSGFKIQKETDQRRPGNQDFKSDTETDANILQLCDKTNFTAVKMMPEESIPRAQVDRRKTSPYFSSRYSKEAPSPPRRKAFRKWTPPRSPFNLVQETLFHDPWKLLIATIFLNKTSGKMAIPVLWEFLKKYPSPEITRAADWKEMSHLLKPLGLYELRAKTIIKFSGSEVCDCTLQMST, from the exons ATGGAGGCTGACGGGATGGCAGCGGCGGCCCGCGG TCCTGAAGGAAATAACCTAAGATCGAAAATTGCACTTGTGGAGTATTTTCGGAAAACTGGGGAGACGACActaaaagcaaaagattttGATTTTACAGCTCCTTATCAGAGTACACGTTCAAGGGTGAAAAAATACGCCACAGAAGCTGTGAGAACTGTTTTAGAGAGTGAGGATTGTCACAGTCAAGTGCAAGACCTCAGTGTACGAAACAGCGCAGAGGATGGAATTCAAAATATTCAGACTGGAAATGAAAACCTGGGAGAAGTTACGTTCACTCTGGAAACTGAAGATTTGATCATGAGAGGCATAAACCCAGAGGACtgtttgaaaaccaaaaaaggggCAGGTGGAAAAAGTGTTCAGAATAAGAAAACTAGAAAGAGCTCAGAAAAGAGGAACCAAGATAATACCCAAACCAAAAGACGGAGAAGAGTATGTAACAAACAGGAAACTGAGTGccttcaaaacaagaaattttgTAGAAGGAAAGACAGGTGTGTCACTGATAGTCAGGGCGTAGATGATCAGAATGCAGACCCTGTGGATGCAGGAAGAGCTCTGTTACGAATGTCCAGGTCAAGGTCAGATGCACAGTTGAGGTCAGTGACAGCTCTCTCACAAAGGGAGCTGGAGAGCCTGGCAGAGGAGGAATGTGTGGAGACAGGTTCTAATGACGCATCCTCCGCAAGATCTGAGGAGAGAACCAGCGgattcaaaatacagaaagagacAGATCAAAGGAGGCCGGGTAACCAGGATTTTAAATCTGACACTGAAACAGATGCTAACATCTTGCAGCTGTGTGATAAGACAAACTTCACAGCAGTTAAAATGATGCCAG aagaGTCTATACCACGAGCACAAGTGGATAGGAGGAAAACGAGCCCGTATTTTTCAAGTAGATACAGTAAAGAAG CTCCCAGCCCACCTAGAAGGAAGGCTTTCAGAAAATGGACTCCTCCACGTTCTCCTTTTAACCTGGTCCAAGAAACACTTTTCCATGATCCATGGAAACTTCTCATTGCAACCATATTTCTCAATAAAACTTCAG GCAAAATGGCGATTCCTGTGCTCTGGGAGTTCCTTAAGAAGTATCCTTCCCCTGAAATAACCAGGGCTGCAGACTGGAAAGAAATGTCACATCTGCTCAAACCTCTTGGCCTCTACGAACTCAGAGCAAAAACCATCATCAAGTTCTCAG GCAGTGAAGTCTGTGACTGTACGTTGCAGATGAGTACCTGA
- the MBD4 gene encoding methyl-CpG-binding domain protein 4 isoform X1 encodes MEADGMAAAARGPEGNNLRSKIALVEYFRKTGETTLKAKDFDFTAPYQSTRSRVKKYATEAVRTVLESEDCHSQVQDLSVRNSAEDGIQNIQTGNENLGEVTFTLETEDLIMRGINPEDCLKTKKGAGGKSVQNKKTRKSSEKRNQDNTQTKRRRRVCNKQETECLQNKKFCRRKDRCVTDSQGVDDQNADPVDAGRALLRMSRSRSDAQLRSVTALSQRELESLAEEECVETGSNDASSARSEERTSGFKIQKETDQRRPGNQDFKSDTETDANILQLCDKTNFTAVKMMPEESIPRAQVDRRKTSPYFSSRYSKEAPSPPRRKAFRKWTPPRSPFNLVQETLFHDPWKLLIATIFLNKTSGKMAIPVLWEFLKKYPSPEITRAADWKEMSHLLKPLGLYELRAKTIIKFSDEYLSKQWKYPIELHGIGKYGNDSYRIFCVNEWKEVQPQDHKLNVYHAWLRENRERLSID; translated from the exons ATGGAGGCTGACGGGATGGCAGCGGCGGCCCGCGG TCCTGAAGGAAATAACCTAAGATCGAAAATTGCACTTGTGGAGTATTTTCGGAAAACTGGGGAGACGACActaaaagcaaaagattttGATTTTACAGCTCCTTATCAGAGTACACGTTCAAGGGTGAAAAAATACGCCACAGAAGCTGTGAGAACTGTTTTAGAGAGTGAGGATTGTCACAGTCAAGTGCAAGACCTCAGTGTACGAAACAGCGCAGAGGATGGAATTCAAAATATTCAGACTGGAAATGAAAACCTGGGAGAAGTTACGTTCACTCTGGAAACTGAAGATTTGATCATGAGAGGCATAAACCCAGAGGACtgtttgaaaaccaaaaaaggggCAGGTGGAAAAAGTGTTCAGAATAAGAAAACTAGAAAGAGCTCAGAAAAGAGGAACCAAGATAATACCCAAACCAAAAGACGGAGAAGAGTATGTAACAAACAGGAAACTGAGTGccttcaaaacaagaaattttgTAGAAGGAAAGACAGGTGTGTCACTGATAGTCAGGGCGTAGATGATCAGAATGCAGACCCTGTGGATGCAGGAAGAGCTCTGTTACGAATGTCCAGGTCAAGGTCAGATGCACAGTTGAGGTCAGTGACAGCTCTCTCACAAAGGGAGCTGGAGAGCCTGGCAGAGGAGGAATGTGTGGAGACAGGTTCTAATGACGCATCCTCCGCAAGATCTGAGGAGAGAACCAGCGgattcaaaatacagaaagagacAGATCAAAGGAGGCCGGGTAACCAGGATTTTAAATCTGACACTGAAACAGATGCTAACATCTTGCAGCTGTGTGATAAGACAAACTTCACAGCAGTTAAAATGATGCCAG aagaGTCTATACCACGAGCACAAGTGGATAGGAGGAAAACGAGCCCGTATTTTTCAAGTAGATACAGTAAAGAAG CTCCCAGCCCACCTAGAAGGAAGGCTTTCAGAAAATGGACTCCTCCACGTTCTCCTTTTAACCTGGTCCAAGAAACACTTTTCCATGATCCATGGAAACTTCTCATTGCAACCATATTTCTCAATAAAACTTCAG GCAAAATGGCGATTCCTGTGCTCTGGGAGTTCCTTAAGAAGTATCCTTCCCCTGAAATAACCAGGGCTGCAGACTGGAAAGAAATGTCACATCTGCTCAAACCTCTTGGCCTCTACGAACTCAGAGCAAAAACCATCATCAAGTTCTCAG ATGAGTACCTGAGCAAGCAGTGGAAGTACCCCATCGAGCTGCATGGGATCGGGAAGTACGGGAACGACTCCTACAGAATCTTCTGTGTCAATGAATGGAAGGAG gTACAGCCGCAGGACCACAAGTTAAATGTGTACCACGCCTGGCTCCGGGAGAACCGGGAGAGGCTGAGCATAGACTGA
- the RPL32 gene encoding 60S ribosomal protein L32, which produces MPALRPLVKPKIVKKRTKKFIRHQSDRYVKIKRNWRKPRGIDNRVRRRFKGQILMPNIGYGSNKKTKHMLPTGFRKFLVHNVKELEVLMMSNKSYCAEIAHNVSSKNRKIIVERAAQLAIKITNPNARLRSEENE; this is translated from the exons ATGCCTGCCCTCAGGCCTCTCGTGAAACCTAAGATCGTCAAGAAGAGGACCAAGAAATTCATCCGCCATCAGTCCGATCGCTATGTCAAGATCAAG cGCAACTGGCGCAAGCCAAGAGGTATCGATAACCGAGTTCGCCGGCGGTTCAAGGGTCAGATCCTGATGCCCAACATTGGCTATGGCAGCAACAAGAAGACAAAGCACATGCTGCCTACGGGGTTCAGAAAGTTCCTGGTCCACAATGTGAAAGAGCTGGAAGTGCTCATGATGAGCAACAA GTCATACTGTGCAGAGATTGCTCACAACGTGTCTTCTAAAAACCGGAAGATCATTGTGGAGAGGGCTGCTCAGCTTGCCATCAAGATCACCAATCCCAATGCCAGACTGCGCAGCGAGGAGAATGAATAA
- the MBD4 gene encoding methyl-CpG-binding domain protein 4 isoform X2: MEADGMAAAARGPEGNNLRSKIALVEYFRKTGETTLKAKDFDFTAPYQSTRSRVKKYATEAVRTVLESEDCHSQVQDLSVRNSAEDGIQNIQTGNENLGEVTFTLETEDLIMRGINPEDCLKTKKGAGGKSVQNKKTRKSSEKRNQDNTQTKRRRRVCNKQETECLQNKKFCRRKDRCVTDSQGVDDQNADPVDAGRALLRMSRSRSDAQLRSVTALSQRELESLAEEECVETGSNDASSARSEERTSGFKIQKETDQRRPGNQDFKSDTETDANILQLCDKTNFTAVKMMPAPSPPRRKAFRKWTPPRSPFNLVQETLFHDPWKLLIATIFLNKTSGKMAIPVLWEFLKKYPSPEITRAADWKEMSHLLKPLGLYELRAKTIIKFSDEYLSKQWKYPIELHGIGKYGNDSYRIFCVNEWKEVQPQDHKLNVYHAWLRENRERLSID, encoded by the exons ATGGAGGCTGACGGGATGGCAGCGGCGGCCCGCGG TCCTGAAGGAAATAACCTAAGATCGAAAATTGCACTTGTGGAGTATTTTCGGAAAACTGGGGAGACGACActaaaagcaaaagattttGATTTTACAGCTCCTTATCAGAGTACACGTTCAAGGGTGAAAAAATACGCCACAGAAGCTGTGAGAACTGTTTTAGAGAGTGAGGATTGTCACAGTCAAGTGCAAGACCTCAGTGTACGAAACAGCGCAGAGGATGGAATTCAAAATATTCAGACTGGAAATGAAAACCTGGGAGAAGTTACGTTCACTCTGGAAACTGAAGATTTGATCATGAGAGGCATAAACCCAGAGGACtgtttgaaaaccaaaaaaggggCAGGTGGAAAAAGTGTTCAGAATAAGAAAACTAGAAAGAGCTCAGAAAAGAGGAACCAAGATAATACCCAAACCAAAAGACGGAGAAGAGTATGTAACAAACAGGAAACTGAGTGccttcaaaacaagaaattttgTAGAAGGAAAGACAGGTGTGTCACTGATAGTCAGGGCGTAGATGATCAGAATGCAGACCCTGTGGATGCAGGAAGAGCTCTGTTACGAATGTCCAGGTCAAGGTCAGATGCACAGTTGAGGTCAGTGACAGCTCTCTCACAAAGGGAGCTGGAGAGCCTGGCAGAGGAGGAATGTGTGGAGACAGGTTCTAATGACGCATCCTCCGCAAGATCTGAGGAGAGAACCAGCGgattcaaaatacagaaagagacAGATCAAAGGAGGCCGGGTAACCAGGATTTTAAATCTGACACTGAAACAGATGCTAACATCTTGCAGCTGTGTGATAAGACAAACTTCACAGCAGTTAAAATGATGCCAG CTCCCAGCCCACCTAGAAGGAAGGCTTTCAGAAAATGGACTCCTCCACGTTCTCCTTTTAACCTGGTCCAAGAAACACTTTTCCATGATCCATGGAAACTTCTCATTGCAACCATATTTCTCAATAAAACTTCAG GCAAAATGGCGATTCCTGTGCTCTGGGAGTTCCTTAAGAAGTATCCTTCCCCTGAAATAACCAGGGCTGCAGACTGGAAAGAAATGTCACATCTGCTCAAACCTCTTGGCCTCTACGAACTCAGAGCAAAAACCATCATCAAGTTCTCAG ATGAGTACCTGAGCAAGCAGTGGAAGTACCCCATCGAGCTGCATGGGATCGGGAAGTACGGGAACGACTCCTACAGAATCTTCTGTGTCAATGAATGGAAGGAG gTACAGCCGCAGGACCACAAGTTAAATGTGTACCACGCCTGGCTCCGGGAGAACCGGGAGAGGCTGAGCATAGACTGA